The genomic segment gtgcatcatttcaattttaagaattgctgcttcttctttgagccgaACATATGCAACTAGTTATTATATACAAGTAGACTGTGCATGACATCAGCagtgatttcatttttattttcagaccaATTATTGAGTTTAGGTTcactgtcaattctagcaacagaatctatttgaataagttaatatttgtttcagaataaaagccctgaactcagtatttttttgtgaagataagcacataatttaaaatcagatttgttaaatcatctgctgGACAGTTTTGGTCCACGGgccatttatttatatctatatatatatatatatatatatatgtatatatatatatatatatagatataaatatatatatgtatgtgtatataattaATTACATCCAACCAATACTAAAGTAACATAAGCAAGAGTAATTCATTTTTACCCTGGCTCAAACCTTATGGAACCTTCAAGGAAATTCTGATTATAAACTCAAcataacaaactaaactaatttTATAatatagggtttttttttactggaaacTATGATTGTTGTTGCCTTTCAAACTGATAAGAGACAACATTTAGAAACACTCTAATATCAGTATTGTTCTTATTTCAGAAgataatacattattttgaGAAATATTAGATTATTAGAAAGGAGGTTCTTGTgcaatttgaaattaaaatccGATCTGCTGCTGCCCCACAGATGCCAGCCCGAACTTCAGAGACCTCTTGGCTGTAGTATGTCTGTCCCATCGAGCTGAGCTCACCGTACGCCTGGATGTCTGTCGCAAGGTCAGTCTGCCCTCATGGTTCAACATCTGCTTCAAACGCTACAAGCTGTTTCATCCCAGACACGTTTATTATGCTGGTAATGAAAACAAGCTCCGTGTCTGCTCCTCTCTGATATTACCCCAGCTCTTTCATCTGATCTACTCCAATGAGGATTATGTGAAGCAGCTCGCCAAGCAGCCTGGCTGGCAGGACGTTCTCACCAAACTCTATGTGAAAGAGTCCTACGAGTCTCACACGGCCAGCATCGCCTCCGCGTCCAGCACCTCCTTTGAGCCAAGCTATCGGCCACATCTGCACAGAGACCAGTCTCAGGAATCCCACACGGACATCTTCCTGAGTTACCGCAACTCACAGGacatggaggaagaggaggaggaagatgaaggtgGCCAGCGGGACTTCTCGGAGGGATTCTCTGATTTCTCACAATCGCCTCCCAGTGGAGGGGGAGGCCCACTGAAGAACTTCACTGGCTCCCTCCAATTTAAGTCGTTTGATTCAATGGACCACGGCAGCCACTCATCCTCCACCTCCAATGCAGTCGATATCAACTCGTCTTCCACCAATGAAGAGGGGAGGGAGTACCACCCCCTCGCCCCCTTTGGTACTTCACCCTTAGATTTAGAGCTAGTCGGCATGGGAGAGACGGGCGCACACACTCCTGCAGGTAGTATGAATAACACACCGTCCCCACTGGAGCACTGCAAACCATTTCCACCTCTCAGGCCCAGGAAGAGTTCAAGTTTGTCCAACGTACTGGACGACACAAGCTACGGGACAGACCCTCCTACTGCAGACACAATCTCCAACACGTCCAACCCACAGGTTTGGCTCATTTTCTGCTGTGGAAGTCACTTATTTGCATTAGTGTGAATGTGAGCTTTGCGACTGAGTCGTGTTTCCGTTACAGCAGACGCCCGAAGAAGAGCTGTGCAACCTCCTCACGAACATCGTCTTCTCTGTGCTGTGGAGCGGCAGTGGAGCAGAGGGACCGGAGGACGtggtgtggagagagagaggacaagtcTTTTCTGTTCTCACCAAACTGGGCTCATCCTGCCAGCTGGTCCGGCCCCCTGACGACATCAAACGCAGGTCAGTGACAGTGATTGGAATAAAAGGAATTTCCTCGCCGAGAACAAGGAAATATCAAAGCTCCAGCGAGCTGCTGTTGCAAATGTTGAAAAACCAAGTGAACCACACCTTTGAATGGTGTCTAAATATTCCCAAATGTTCCCATCTGTGTGTCAGTCTGTTGGAGATGATGCTGGAGTCGTCGCTGTCAGACTTGAGAGACGCACAGGGAGTGTCTCTGCCTTTCTGTCCCAGTCTGGTTCGACTACTCAGGCTGCTGCAGGACTTCCTGTTTGCTGAGGGGACAGGAAACCACACGCTGTGGAGTGAAAAGGTAgcccacattcacaccacacACCCCACCTAACACCTAAAACCACTTTGATTTTGAACTGATCTGTGATCTGCTATTAAAAACCTATCTTCATCTTGACAAAAGGTTGGTTGTCAAGATGTCACGTTTAAaagattcaaaataaaagcatgtgcaTAAAAGTGTACATTtaactgcttttcttttcattttttaatgtgacGATTATTTTTAAACGATTGTTTCTTAGATTGTAGACTTGTATGTGGATGActtgtttgtgtattgtttgtttacagaccCTTTTGGGACGGCTGAAGTCATTATGAGTTTGAATGTGAACCCCTATTTAGTGTAGCTTGGCACAAAGAGAGTGATTATAACACAGCTAATTAAAATGTCTGCAACATAAACTCCCATAAAACCACAAATCATGTCTTTAACCAAACACATGAGACTGCAAAAGATCTGCATAGTTATTTTACTACTGATaaagttcagttcagtctgtgGCACACGCTATTCAACTATTCAGTGCAGGACAGTCAGAGGGTGTGGATGTTTAACTTCAGTTTTGTTCTCCTGAGTTCATGCTGGGCGGAGAGTCACGTTTGGGTGTAGGTAACATCTGAATCACCGTTTAAACACAGGTTAAGCTCGACTGACTTTAATGTACTAACTGTCTTTGGGTCGTTGTAGATGCTCCAAGGTGTGGGGAACAGGTCTTGCCTTTTTGTTGATTCCTTTGATGACAGCTGTTGTTGTATTGTAGATATTTGAGGGGGTAGTGAACCTGCTGGACAGGTTACAGGCCTGGCACAGCACCCCGGGCAGCCCCGGCAACACCGAGCTGAAGGAAATGGCCCAAATCGGCCTGAGAATCATCACCGCGTATATCCAACAGCAGAACTCGCAGGTCAGTTGCACCTTCACCTTGTTCTGTGCAGAACCAGCCAATCGACCATAAAGCTATACATATCTCACAGTTCACCGCTTTTACAACCCAAAATTAACTTAGGTTGCATAATTCATTCAACTTACAAGTACTTGATAAGTCCACTCAGATAAAGCAATAGCAAGAAATACCAAGCCTTCTAtggttttcttttcaaagacaTTCCTCTTGGGGAGTGTTCTGTATGAAAGGGCAGCTCCTCTCAGACTTATGAGTgctaccgctgctgctgctgctgctgctgcttgtgagtgggttcatctccaaagTGGTACAGCTCTGCCTGAAgccatctctttttttccaaatgtcagGTCTGAAATAAATTAACTTGACTGAATGCCAACATCGTAGCTGAGTCTTGGAAATTAAACAGACGGGTCTGGAACCACTTCAGTTCAGTGAATATACAAAACACACTGAGATGGAAATTAAAGAAATACTACTTTAGCTGTAGTGGAAGAAATAAATATGTACTTTTTCTCCCAACACTGCACTcctgtttagttttttgtacTAAATTCCTATACTTTGCTACATTTATCTCACCATGTATCAGAATTAAACATTGTGTCCAGGAGTACTTTCACTCCTGATACTGAAAGTACTTGCTCATATATAGGTACtttaatttaaagctgcagtgtgtaacgtttggtgatttttgttactttttgtaAGCTGCATCCTTAATcctgactcttcttcttctttttcattcttaaaaagttttctttttctaagtGTGCTTATATTTAAAAGGTGCACACCACTGTTTTACACATCACTCTACaggaagtgtttttgtttaacgtGCAATTTGAATGAAATGGAACGTTCAGTGTATGACTTATTTGTTGGTCCTCTACAGGTGTGTGTGATGGCCTATGTGAAGCTCCACAGCCTCCTCCAGACTGTGCTGTGTCTGAGCTGGGAGGAGGTGTGCTTTCTTCTGGGGCAGCTGGGCGCCCCCCTGTGGCCAGGAGGCATAATAGACAACACCATCTGTGGACAACCAGAGATTTTTTCCCAGCTGGTGCCCATAGTACGAACTCTGCTCGATCAGCACGCCGACCCCATCATCCTCCAGCGTCTGCTGCCAAACCTCCCCATCACCAATGGCAGCCCCACCTTTGCCCAGGACTTGAAGGTTTATAGTCTGACACTGGAGTGGCAGGAGTTTTATCAGCAGGAGGTCAGTTATGCTGGCAACCGTTATGCATTTAAAGctttttcatttatcttttatGGGGGGGGGTTTAAAGAGCccgttttttttgttaagaCTAAGTAGATGTAAACAACCATCCCACTCTCAGATAATGTTGGCTCTGCACTTTCCTACTACTTACATTACAGTCGGTGTCTGATTGATCTAAAGCTaagtttgtataaaaaaaaaaaatgccatcaCAAGTTtagaaaggaagaaaacactGTTTAAGTTGAACAGAGATCAGCTTATGCTCAAAGTAGAAGCTGAGATATTTTATGCACTGATGCCAAACAGACACACTCACCGCTGGCGGAGCACAGATTTATCTGTTGCTCTGTGTGACACGTGCATGTGcataaatctgttttgtttagaTTACGTTTGTACACGGATCTCGCTATCTGTGAGTTAGTGTGGCAGAACTTTGGCTGGTGTTAAACAGAGGGCCATGCGTGTAGaagcatgtatatatatctgCACTCTAGCTGTTTAtcttctgtatttatttacatgtgggTGTTGGGTAgtagtgtttttgtatttgtacagCTCCCTGTTTTCAGCAGCGTGAGAGCGTgagcacaaagaaaacaaacaacagagcagTCAAGAAAATCTATTCTGTTAGAATAAACAAAGAAAGTGTTCGAGAGGTTGTGATGGTGGGGTACACATTGAAACATATCAGCTGTTAGGTAtaagcttttatttattataatttgtgAGCTTTGCTGTCTTTAGTTTACTTGATTGTTTGACACAGTGATGACAAACGTGTCTCGCATGTTCCCTGTCATTCGTAAAGCGTGTGACTGTGTATCACTGAACGTCCTCTCACGTTGATAATCTTACTCTAGGTTCTACCAACCATGGAGCAGTACAAGCTGGACACTTTTGGGAGGAGCCATGACATCATGTCCAATTTCTGGAACTCCACCTTCGATGACCTGATGAGCACGGCCTTTAAACGGGACAAAGACAGATCTGACAGCAAATCGAAGTTTCAGGTCACCAGACTTTTCAAGGTTTCGTGCACGCAAACATGAAGTTTTGATCATATGATTGttgatttttgtatttatttatccattttaaACCAGGAAGTGATCGTAGACCCCTACCTAAAGCGAGTCAGGAGTGAGAACAACAGGTACCTCAGTTGTCAGAAGCAGAACTCTAACCAGCAGGGGGTGGTGTGGCAGCACTGGAGATCTCTCCGCAGACTTCTGACCAGTGAGAGAGGAGCGTGGGCCCACAGGTATTCTCACATCTAATTCACAATGTGCTGATTGTTTTCTGCcatatatttagtttttgaaCTTTTAGTTCTACCAAAGAGACGTAATAAAAAACGTTTCTCCACGCTGCTCTTTCACTGTCACTTCCTTCCCAGAGTTCAACCAGAGGTGAAATGGAAACTGTCCAACGCAGAGACGTATTCAAAAATGCGTCTGAAACTTGTGCCCAACTACAACCACGATCCTCACTGTGAGGCCAGCGCCCTGAGAGACAACATGGGTACGGTACACTTCTCTTCTTGTTGTTGCCGCATGCAAGCATGAATGCTCGGATCATAAGTTGTGTTCTTTTGGGACTTTTCAGGAGCTGATAGTCCTCGTAGCTCCGAACCTCTCCCACTGGCTGTTGCAAAGGAGGCGAAAGTGAGTGACATGGAGGATGATCAGTTGGGAGAAGAGGACCTGGTCTTTTTGGATCATAAGTAAGTCTTCAGTTGCCCCAGCATGTGTGCCAGGAAGcatcaacacaaataaaaactcaacATAGACCAGGCTTTAAGATATGTGAGGATCCTGAGCCGAGAATGTAATGGTTTACCTTATCTTGTGCCTTCAGGGGGGAGGGAGAAGACGAGAGCCAGAAAGAAAAACTGGTTCTGTCTGAAGACTGTGAACTCATCACCATCGTGGCGGTTGTTCCTGGTCGTCTGGAGGTTACCACACACCATCTTTACTTCTACGACGGCAACAGCGAgaaagaagagacagaggagggtAAGCTGTTAAGGATTAGTGTGccggcctttttttttttttaccgttcACCTTCAAAGGcttcaataaaaatgaataatatctCTGCTTTCAGGAATTGGGTTTGATTTCAAGAGGCCTCTGTCTCAGCTCAGAGAAGTCCACCTGAGGCGCTACAACCTGCGGCGGTCTGCACTGGAGCTGTTCTTCATAGATCAGGCTCACTACTTTATCAACTTCAGAAAGAAGGTGGCACTCAGTCCAAATGGAAtggtttttgcattttaattggAGTAAATAAAAGGTGACAGCTATGTGATGGTGTGACGATTAAAAGAACAACTTCATGTTTGTCCTTTCAGGTACGAAACAAAGTATACTCACGGATCCTGGGGCTGCGGCCCCCCAACTTGTTTTACTTTGGCTCCCGCTCCCCTCAAGAGCTACTGAAGGCATCTGGGCttacacaggtgtgtgtttatgtaaccAGTGATGTCGCACACTCTTGTATTGTATATACAGCCGGAACAAACACATAGCCTCTAAACATATAAAGTAATTAAGATTTATAAATAAGAAAACTACAGGATGGAAAAGTTTTCTTGTGTCTCGTCCCTGTCTCATCCCAGCAGAAAGGGAAACACCTGTAGACTGGGGGCATCcacaaaaatggacaaaggGGAAACAAACAACTGACACAAAAGTTCCACATGTCTGTCCAGTTAAATAATGGactataaaaatacattttggggaatcataaataaaaattattttaaaaagtacatacataaacacagagtACGACTTAATAATTGTGATTGTTACATTTCATCAATATAaagataatattaataataacgtGATACTAGGTCTGCAGACTGTGTTTAATCAACCAGATATTGTTGTGTTGAGCAGAAATGGGTGTGCAGAGAAATCTCCAATTTTGAGTATCTGATGCAATTGAACACCATCGCTGGACGCACCTACAACGACCTGTCACAGTATCCTGTGGTAAACGCTCACCCTCAGTTTACTTGTCATACTTTGTAATCCCTTCATTGCAAAAGGTGGTGCACTGTGAGCGTAAGGAGGCCTCACGTCTCACGTGcggttttgttggtttttttttcagttcccCTGGATTCTGGGCGACTACACATCTCCTGTTCTGGACCTGGAGGACCCGTCTGTTTTCAGAGACTTGTCTAAACCCATCGGTGTGGTCAACCCGCGGCACGCACAGAATGTCAGGGAAAAGTAAGGCCGTTTTATAACATactatgtatatgtgtattctTATCTGACGATATTGCAAAGCAGCAACTTTTATTATCTGTCTATTCTGGACCACATCAGatggtttttttgtgtttcaccAGGTATGAGAGCTTTGAGGACCCAACAGGCACTATTGATAAATTCCACTATGGCACACACTACTCAAATGCGGCAGGAGTCATGCACTACATGATCCGCATGGAGCCGTTCACCACCCTGCATATCCAGTTGCAGAGTGGCAAGTGGGTAGTTGGAGTATTATGCGAGTGCTTCATGTCATTTCCTGCTCTTATCTGGTCTCAGACTGGTTTATCTTGTCGTTGTACAGGTTTGACTGCGCAGACAGGCAGTTTCACTCGGTGGCAGCCGCTTGGCAAGCTCGCATGGAGAGTCCTGCTGACGTCAAAGAGCTCATCCCAGAGTTCTTCTATTTCCCGGAATTCCTGCAGAACATGAATGGTGAGAACCTACCCCTGTTTGTTGATGTGTCCACGCTTTGATTGCATAGCCGCTGTTGTGTGCGACCTAAGGAGCCTCATGCGTTGTTGCGTCATGCTCGCCGTAGGGTTCGACCTGGGACATTTGCAGATATCGCAGGACGCCGTGGCGGACGTTCTGCTGCCTCGCTGGGCGTCGTCAAGAGAGGATTTCATCAGGAAACACAGAAAAGCGCTGGTGAGTCTGCACAAACAGCCACAGCCTGAAAACCTAACACTGACTGACTCTCCTGCAGCTCTTTTACGATGACGGCATCCTGTATGTTTGACCCTAGGAAAGCGAGTATGTGTCCAATCACCTCCATGAGTGGATTGACCTGATCTTTGGTTACAAGCAGAGAGGCGAAGAGGCAGTGAACGCACTCAATGTCTTCTACTACTGCACTTACGAAGGTGAATATCTTTCTGTTATAAGTAAAGCTTTATCGCTGTCTGTGTCCCACAGACACTCATTCTTACTTGTTTGTTGTCGCTGATGCAGGTGCAGTAGATCTGGATGCAATCGCCAATGAGAATGAGCGCAAGGCCCTGGAAGGCATCATCAGCAACTTTGGACAGACTCCGTGTCAGCTTCTTAAGGTTCGTAGCAATCTCTCCTGCTACTTTTCAGAATTCAATCAAATGTTACGGtgctcagtttaaaaaaaaagctgcagcagTTTATGATGTTGATATACGATGTTCCTTTCTCTGCCCAGGAGCCTCATCCTCCTCGCATGTCAGCGGAGAACGCAGCCAGGCGGCAGGTCCGCCTGGACACCGTGCCCCAAAACATCTTCGAGGAGATCCAAAAACTCCGGCCATTTGTGGAGGTGAAGCCAAACATTCCTTTAATTCTTGTTGTAATGTGAACAAATCGGTTTTAGACTGACACAGCGTGATTCACTTTTCACAGGtttttaaactctgtgtttcctcttttcAAACTCTTCTGAGTTTAATTTCTCAATCTAACTTgtagtatttattttgtgtgttttttgtctgtgtagACTGGCAAAGCAATCGTTCCATTGCGCGGTCTAAACTGCGGCGTTTATCTGCTGTACATAAGACAATAAGCCTCTTgtatcttgttgtttttctaaatagATACCTTATGTCGTGTTGTTTAacgcgtgtttgtgtgcgccTCAGGTGGTTAGCGACGGGCTTCCCCTGGTGCAGGCGGTGGTGCCAAAGAACCAGAATCGCTCCTTCATCATCCAGGGCTCAGACATACTGGTATGAACACTTTCAGATGGGgcaaatttaaaaagtaaacacagatattattctgttttcatttccataTTGTGTCCTTATTTCTCTCCAGGTGACTGTGAGTTCAAACGGGTTGATAGGAACACACAGCTGGTTGCCGTATGACAAGAACATCGCCAACTATTTCACCTTCACTAAGGATCCCACGATGACGAATCCCAAGTCAGTGTCCTCAGGGAATCTGTTATTTAGCAATAAAATATCTCATAGTAGATGTCATGAGTTAGACAAATCCTGATTGTCTGGCACAGGATTTATTCCTGTTGATTTGTGCAATTTGAAAAATCCTCCCATTATGGTTTTCAGCATTTTCGAAGCATGCATAAAATTTCCCTGACAGTTGGTTTGAAGCATAACATCTGTGTGACCatcctctctccgtctctgaaGCTTCAAAGCCCGTGTCACTAATAGAAATCTGCCTTAATGGCTCTTATGTTACACTGAGTCACATAAACAGATAATAAAACCAGGGTACGAAGCATGTGAACACTGGGGTTTTTGGGaaagttttcatttttccagACCTCATGTTCATGACTCATGATTTAATGTCTTGATTATTAATTTCCACATTTCGGCCACGGCACAGTGTCACCTCTAACTTTGCTTTTAATCGTTTCCAACCCTCCTGTGTGGTGCAGAACGCAACGTTTCTTGACCGGACCTTTCTCTTCTGGGGTGGAGATCAGCGCTCAGGTGCTGGTGGTGTCTAATGACGGACGTCTGCTGTTTAGTGGAGGACACTGGGACAGCAGTCTCCGCGTCACCCAACTGGCCAAGGGCAAGTTGGTGGGCAGGATCTGCCGGCACATTGGTTAGCGCTCGTTTTCATACGATGGACTCATACACATTCAAGTTTTACATTGAATtgattcatttgtatttttggtgTGTTCCGCAAAGACATTATCACTTGCTTGGCTCTGGATCTCTGCGGCATCTACCTCATCTCTGGCTCGAGAGACACGTCCTGTATCGTGTGGCAGGTCCTACAGCAGGTGAACGTCCTCATGTTTACCTGTTGCTCACTCGCTTGTACGCATGTGCCTGATAATAAAGTCGGTGGCTCCCCCTCTCTCGTCCTGTAGGGTGGCTTCTCCAGTGGCCTGTCTCCTCGGCCGGTGCAGGTTCTCTGTGGACATGACCAGGAGGTCACCTGTGTCGCCATTAGCACTGAACTAGACATGGCTGtctcagggtcaaaggtcagtctttttttcttttttttaattaaatctctgaagtgaattctgctctatctctgtatgtttgtgcagcagcagtgggaatcacagggtacctcacgatactaTACGATaaacgatacatggtccatgataatatcacgatacaacgattctgtgacaATCAATATATTGCACGACAATCCTACAACGATACggcacaatatctgtctaagtgaagaaaacaaaacgtccgtgaaaagtgcaggatttttgttctgctgtttattcacaacatcaaaaacaaagtaTATAAAGGGTATGTATTGATCttttaacgtagctttctccgctGTTATCCCGCCGTAAACGCCCTCTTCTTAGACGGGtaaaagcagagaggaagtggTGTGGATCATTTTTCCCGCACAGGGAAGCAAAAAGGAAATGCTTGAATCAAGGGTCGCTCCTTCTCTCTCGGGGAACTTATGTATATGTAGTTAATATTGTATATAGTATTGTAGTATAGTATTGTTGTGATatttctctgctgctcacagcagacacactttcaacCTCTACAAGTGACGCTCCATGTTTCCGTGTTGGCAACGACGCTCTACGATGTTTTCTACCTGAACTGCAGTAgccattttaaatgtcaaaggtcaccaCTGTATATATTTTCCGTATATTCCATTTAAGTTACTGAAAACAAACTCTGAAGACAGTAGaaacttttaaaatgagtttttcaGGCAGTAGTCTAACAATGCAAGGGAAATATACAGTACGGTAcataatacacatacacagcacagaTCCATGATAACCACACTGTCATTGTGTATTGGAAAGAGGCACAGCTGTTTAAACCTGGTTTACTCTGTTGgctcaaaagaaaaaaaataggagAGATATAAATGTAATCTGCCTTTGCCGAGACTAAACCTTTGCCCTCTGCTGCAGTTGTTTGTACCTGGAAAGCATGATGCAAAGGGTAAAACCACAGTTCTGGTTGACTCTCAGATGGAAGATCCAGATAACATACACTCTGTCGCTTTGAGCTGTTGTTATAGGAGCTTTCATGTGGCTTTGATTTAAGtggaaagcaaaaacaaaccctgtCTAAACAGTTTTGTCGTCTCGTCTTGGATCTAAACTGACTCACACTCTCTGCTCCCTGTGCGTCAGGACGGGACTGTGATCGTGCACTCGGTCAGACAAGGTCAGTTCCTGCGAACGCTGCGACCTCCCGGGAATAGCTGTGTCCCTGCTGAAATCTCTGCGCTCCAGGTCGGCATGGAAGGTCACATTGTGGTTCAGACCTCGCTGGAGGAACACTGTAACAGAAAGGTACATGAAAATGACTGCAGACGCGCAGACACACGTGCTCCGCCTGCACAAGCTTGTAATCTTAATTCTCCTCATTCCTACAGGGCCAGTACTCCGTTCATGTTTACACTGTGAATGGATGTCT from the Solea senegalensis isolate Sse05_10M linkage group LG9, IFAPA_SoseM_1, whole genome shotgun sequence genome contains:
- the nbeal2 gene encoding neurobeachin-like protein 2 isoform X2 yields the protein MSNHKGGGMASKERLYELWMLYYTKKDVGYLQQWLEAFVVSFERLIDVQSLEPRRLEECSSEVPLLPKEVLVFLSTQLWHSAQHLSGAAEENSSTPHPLLLIKFYIIVCRNMENIDKENIPGFVFETIRLLNFCLDQLKNGQGEQSSLQMVVQYGLVLCESLFDPYQTWRRRLAGEEVSLLERNKYKFSPLALPELLPALFHGSLQESEKIPEILTLRLVHLQGAVISGGKKNGLLSITPRSVEDLFSVLRAWCLRTSPETKDTGLPRLTLQCLTAMIHLLHTSSPAERQVEIRTILESYFQLLNWNRPLSSEQQDRQNWEDSLISLQSQMLTAVPEILQCPDRPVLQAVFLNNNCFEHILRLIQNSKLFQSNRCRLESEVLCDLTTSLLTEVEVDQVLEKGPDSITVHALGVLTAIMSNSRSAKEVFKERIGYSQLFDVLKSQGQPTKRLLQELMNMAVEGEHAHAHHLGISNDQPLLLLLQWLPDLSGKRELQLLVAQWLATVCRGSLSCRTVAVEAGMVGTLLQVLSQPERLDRQCADALLGLLQHLGSLCLKPEELKSLLRLLRVDQDSGALLGKLHPYCTRVIRVLSAMAAREGQDSALQYFDLTPPMAGIMVPTVQRWPGNGFAFHAWLCLNMEFPDERRPRANSVIGSDMGKGPRRKQLYSFFTASGTGLEAFFTMEGVLVVAVCTKKDYMAVTLPEHPLADSRWHSVAIVHIPGRRPFGQNLVSIYIDGEQCTTAQLRFPSLSEPFTSCCIGSAGHRTTTTTTSPNLHTQSTSTPSPEFAFPLHGPSLIRSQSFPVSFAGGHRGSTGESQVHTIAAGLQDTEWGTPSSLNGLLGNAFICYEALQPSQTKALFNAGPNHVSLFKVDGELSDLNSKLLLYYTPQAFKSQICLDLSPNHLYDGRLTGHRVVNCDIKDVVNVVGGIGVLLPLLEQVCDAEQVYNGGQEISDLLGPELTSSRGHAAMLLPLNKSAEGRLERNSIAAFLLMVKNLICHHPVNQESLLHNHGPSIIGAMLSRVPGCMMDMDVLIACQLLLEQVFNEGNSPLLQQLYHHLLFDFRIWTKSHFAVCLAHLQYLSSVIKKGKQSMKRKYGVQYILDTIRTFYSVEKDGNSMSDEKQTVQTSLFNMLKDFLKSPTPEELHSVLAYILSVGDEQQVVRALDVLYELLRSSPPREQVQAVLLERGVEQLYCLLLTPSYGDEARERVFRVLYKMLKSERVSERNKQRIKLKDFGYFGLVCFLDDCPVTTITVRCLYEQVLATDASPNFRDLLAVVCLSHRAELTVRLDVCRKLFHLIYSNEDYVKQLAKQPGWQDVLTKLYVKESYESHTASIASASSTSFEPSYRPHLHRDQSQESHTDIFLSYRNSQDMEEEEEEDEGGQRDFSEGFSDFSQSPPSGGGGPLKNFTGSLQFKSFDSMDHGSHSSSTSNAVDINSSSTNEEGREYHPLAPFGTSPLDLELVGMGETGAHTPAGSMNNTPSPLEHCKPFPPLRPRKSSSLSNVLDDTSYGTDPPTADTISNTSNPQTPEEELCNLLTNIVFSVLWSGSGAEGPEDVVWRERGQVFSVLTKLGSSCQLVRPPDDIKRSLLEMMLESSLSDLRDAQGVSLPFCPSLVRLLRLLQDFLFAEGTGNHTLWSEKIFEGVVNLLDRLQAWHSTPGSPGNTELKEMAQIGLRIITAYIQQQNSQVCVMAYVKLHSLLQTVLCLSWEEVCFLLGQLGAPLWPGGIIDNTICGQPEIFSQLVPIVRTLLDQHADPIILQRLLPNLPITNGSPTFAQDLKVYSLTLEWQEFYQQEVLPTMEQYKLDTFGRSHDIMSNFWNSTFDDLMSTAFKRDKDRSDSKSKFQEVIVDPYLKRVRSENNRYLSCQKQNSNQQGVVWQHWRSLRRLLTSERGAWAHRVQPEVKWKLSNAETYSKMRLKLVPNYNHDPHCEASALRDNMGADSPRSSEPLPLAVAKEAKVSDMEDDQLGEEDLVFLDHKGEGEDESQKEKLVLSEDCELITIVAVVPGRLEVTTHHLYFYDGNSEKEETEEGIGFDFKRPLSQLREVHLRRYNLRRSALELFFIDQAHYFINFRKKVRNKVYSRILGLRPPNLFYFGSRSPQELLKASGLTQKWVCREISNFEYLMQLNTIAGRTYNDLSQYPVFPWILGDYTSPVLDLEDPSVFRDLSKPIGVVNPRHAQNVREKYESFEDPTGTIDKFHYGTHYSNAAGVMHYMIRMEPFTTLHIQLQSGKFDCADRQFHSVAAAWQARMESPADVKELIPEFFYFPEFLQNMNGFDLGHLQISQDAVADVLLPRWASSREDFIRKHRKALESEYVSNHLHEWIDLIFGYKQRGEEAVNALNVFYYCTYEGAVDLDAIANENERKALEGIISNFGQTPCQLLKEPHPPRMSAENAARRQVRLDTVPQNIFEEIQKLRPFVEVVSDGLPLVQAVVPKNQNRSFIIQGSDILVTVSSNGLIGTHSWLPYDKNIANYFTFTKDPTMTNPKTQRFLTGPFSSGVEISAQVLVVSNDGRLLFSGGHWDSSLRVTQLAKGKLVGRICRHIDIITCLALDLCGIYLISGSRDTSCIVWQVLQQGGFSSGLSPRPVQVLCGHDQEVTCVAISTELDMAVSGSKDGTVIVHSVRQGQFLRTLRPPGNSCVPAEISALQVGMEGHIVVQTSLEEHCNRKGQYSVHVYTVNGCLLSSFTTEEQVTALHLVNEYVILGTMQGSLHILDLYSLNAPVSPLALKIPVRSVSVTKEYSHILVGLEDGKLIVVGAGKPEEVRSGQFSRRLWGSTRRISQVSSGETEYIPTDNSGK